Proteins from a genomic interval of Siniperca chuatsi isolate FFG_IHB_CAS linkage group LG10, ASM2008510v1, whole genome shotgun sequence:
- the LOC122883051 gene encoding pyridoxal phosphate homeostasis protein isoform X2 has protein sequence MVVEAYRQGQRNFGENYVNELVDKASDPLILDSCPEIKWHFIGHLQKNNVNKLLGVPNLFLVETVDSAKLADKVNSSWQRIRGASTQTLKVMVQINTSGEQSKHGLPPEETVNTVKHIVSHCSALHFLGLMTIGRYGYDLSLGPNPDFQMLLSRRQEVCDSLKLPLEEVELSMGMSTDFEHAIEVGSTNVRVGSIIFGNREYPNSAANTPNPSPAPSPAPSPEKSSKTVSEEAAKKMQHLTVSGH, from the exons ATGGTTGTGGAGGCCTACAGACAAGGGCAGCGTAACTTTGGAGAAAATTAT GTTAATGAACTCGTGGACAAAGCTTCAGATCCTCTG ATTTTAGACTCATGTCCAGAGATCAAGTGGCACTTTATCGGCCATCTACAGAAGAATAACGTCAACAAACTCTTGG GCGTGCCAAACCTGTTCCTTGTGGAGACAGTCGACTCTGCGAAACTGGCTGACAAGGTCAACAGCTCATGGCAGCGCATCAGAGGAGCCAGCACGCAGACGCTAAAGGTCATGGTGCAGATCAACACCAGCGGAGAACAGA GTAAACACGGCCTGCCACCAGAGGAGACAGTGAACACGGTGAAACACATTGTGTCCCATTGCTCCGCCCTGCACTTCTTAGGACTCATGACCATCGGGCGCTACGGCTACGACCTCTCCCTGGGCCCCAACCCAGACTTTCAG ATGCTGCTGAGTCGGAGGCAGGAGGTGTGTGACAGTCTGAAGCTGCCTCTGGAGGAGGTGGAACTCAGCATGGGTATGTCCACAGATTTTGAACATGCG ATCGAGGTGGGCTCCACCAACGTGCGAGTGGGCAGTATTATATTCGGCAACAGGGAGTATCCCAACAGTGCAGCGAACACTCCAAATCCCAGTCCGGCTCCCAGTCCAGCTCCCAGCCCGGAGAAATCCTCCAAGACGGTGTCAGAAGAGGCCGCCAAGAAGATGCAGCACCTCACTGTGTCAGGACactga
- the LOC122883051 gene encoding pyridoxal phosphate homeostasis protein isoform X1, whose amino-acid sequence MWRAAMSEEIGKALQSVVERVNQAAARRPKTLPAVPPRLVAVSKTKPPDMVVEAYRQGQRNFGENYVNELVDKASDPLILDSCPEIKWHFIGHLQKNNVNKLLGVPNLFLVETVDSAKLADKVNSSWQRIRGASTQTLKVMVQINTSGEQSKHGLPPEETVNTVKHIVSHCSALHFLGLMTIGRYGYDLSLGPNPDFQMLLSRRQEVCDSLKLPLEEVELSMGMSTDFEHAIEVGSTNVRVGSIIFGNREYPNSAANTPNPSPAPSPAPSPEKSSKTVSEEAAKKMQHLTVSGH is encoded by the exons ATGTGGAGAGCAGCAATGTCGGAGGAGATCGGGAAGGCGCTACAGTCGGTAGTGGAGCGGGTGAACCAGGCGGCGGCACGGCGGCCCAAG ACACTACCAGCTGTGCCGCCCCGCCTCGTAGCTGTCAGCAAGACAAAACCCCCAGACATGGTTGTGGAGGCCTACAGACAAGGGCAGCGTAACTTTGGAGAAAATTAT GTTAATGAACTCGTGGACAAAGCTTCAGATCCTCTG ATTTTAGACTCATGTCCAGAGATCAAGTGGCACTTTATCGGCCATCTACAGAAGAATAACGTCAACAAACTCTTGG GCGTGCCAAACCTGTTCCTTGTGGAGACAGTCGACTCTGCGAAACTGGCTGACAAGGTCAACAGCTCATGGCAGCGCATCAGAGGAGCCAGCACGCAGACGCTAAAGGTCATGGTGCAGATCAACACCAGCGGAGAACAGA GTAAACACGGCCTGCCACCAGAGGAGACAGTGAACACGGTGAAACACATTGTGTCCCATTGCTCCGCCCTGCACTTCTTAGGACTCATGACCATCGGGCGCTACGGCTACGACCTCTCCCTGGGCCCCAACCCAGACTTTCAG ATGCTGCTGAGTCGGAGGCAGGAGGTGTGTGACAGTCTGAAGCTGCCTCTGGAGGAGGTGGAACTCAGCATGGGTATGTCCACAGATTTTGAACATGCG ATCGAGGTGGGCTCCACCAACGTGCGAGTGGGCAGTATTATATTCGGCAACAGGGAGTATCCCAACAGTGCAGCGAACACTCCAAATCCCAGTCCGGCTCCCAGTCCAGCTCCCAGCCCGGAGAAATCCTCCAAGACGGTGTCAGAAGAGGCCGCCAAGAAGATGCAGCACCTCACTGTGTCAGGACactga
- the snrpg gene encoding small nuclear ribonucleoprotein G has translation MSKAHPPELKKFMDKKLSLKLNGGRHVQGILRGFDPFMNMVLDDSLEMGPGGQQNSIGMVVIRGNSIIMLEALERV, from the exons atgagcaaagcacatcCACCCGAGTTGAAGAA gttCATGGACAAGAAGCTTTCAT TGAAGCTGAATGGAGGCAGACACGTGCAGGGCATCCTACGAGGATTTGACCCCTTTATGAACATGGTGTTGGACGACTCTCTGGAGATGGGCCCGGGAGGACAACAGAACAGCATCGGCATGGTG GTCATCAGGGGCAACAGCATCATCATGTTGGAGGCCTTGGAGAGAGTATGA